The region CCAAAACAAAACCGAGACAGAGCACCACTATGCAAGGAAGGGATGATCGAACTATCGACTTCAAGTCAGTCCAGCGTCCCGTAAACAGAATAAGAGCTGCCACATTTATCATGTTCCAATCCATAGATCCACGGTAACAAAGTCGATTCAGACAGTTGGCAACAAATGAATGAGAGTTGCATGTGAAAAGGTTGTAGGTTTTGTGCTCAAAGTGTCGGGCGCTTGACTGTAGAGCCTCATCCCATGTGTTGGCAGTCCCGTAGTCGGAATGTAGATAACCGTGCTTGCACGTGTGCCTAGCTAGGTTTGGAGGAAAGCAACACTGATTGAAACAAGTATTAGATAATCACAATTCAGAAGTGTTTGGAAAAATTTAGTAATCAATATATGTTATTCTGCAATCCGATTCCATTTGTTTTACATAAGATGAAGCTATATTTATAAACACAATATCCTTCATTTGTTTCTATTTCCGGACTATATAGATGGTGACTCGCAAAGCTAGCATGACTATGTGTTATTCTGCAATCCTATTCCATGTGTTTTATATGACATGATTCTATATCTATAAACGCCATATCATTCAATTGCACGGAAATTTCTTGAATCCTACATTTCAGCATCTCATTCTTGTATTAAAAAATGCTTATGAAACTACAAAATTCTATGTTtgtcattttatataaaatatctttTCGTTGTTTTCTGTTCTTTATGTTTCCGCATTTCCATTTCCGTACTATATAGATAATGAGTAGCAAAGCTAGCATGAGTATTTGTGCATCTGTGTGTGAGAAAATGATAGAgagaaaacaacagggtcaatTAAGAAGCATCATGAATCTATACCTGCTCTCTATCAAGTTGAAGATGTCTAGCCACAGCACCGAATGCAAAATCATCAACACTCACAAAATTGGATCCTGCGAAGTCTAAAATAGTTCCGTCCTCCTTGCAAATGCCAACATGACCAATGAAAGGCGCCAACCATGAGACGACTGGCAGCGAAGTCCAAACTAGGCAGCATGGAAACTTAGCTTTCGCTGGATCAATGGCATCTAGAGGCCACGATTCGTGCTGAAACCCTAATGCATATTTTGAATGCTCAATGTCAGAAACTCCCTTTACATCCATAACAGAATATCTTCCGTGAATCATACCGCTTTGAGCATCTTTATACAGTGAACCATAAATGTGTGTCAAACTTCGTCATCTGGCATACTGAACCTGTTATAATACATTAAAGTTAGAAGATATTTTATCTAAACAGCAACACAATCCATAGTCACTTCCAAGTTCCAACacttaaaaagaaaatcaacaAGCACACAATGTACAATCGACGGAATTTTTTCAAACAACAAGTATCTATGTTTAAAGCTTGTGCCTGATTTAAATCCTTACATGATCacatatattaattcaaaatgGGAAAGTTTTTAACTAAAGGTCTTCTAAgttcaaattataataaatgttgagAGCTCAATAATAGAATGCTACCCTTATATTAGacagaaattaaaatttgtatgcAATGAATCTTCATGTTGAGTAATAGCATAATAAATTCCAAGCATCTAATCAAATAGACAgttaattctattaaaaatgaggaaaaaaaattagcacTCCAAAAATATCATACCATTGAAGCCAAAAATATAGTAtgaataacaaaacaaaaacatgtCAAATGCAAAAACAGAATATTCCAATGACAACAAAATCAgacaaaaaaatctaattacCCACGAAATGCTCCATTTTTATAGCTTTAAAAGCTCACACAACAACAGAGAATAGTAAAAGTTTGAATCTTTACAAGTTAATTTATCATTCTATAACAAACAAAGAGAACCCAGAAGATCTCTTTACTCAAACGAAGATTTAAAAGGCAATAAGAGaactaaaagaaaaatacaGACTGACCTGTAAACagataaaaagaagaagatgggCTAAGTGTGAAGATTGAATAACTTGAGAAAGAATCAGAAATgggtattattattattattactcaCAAAATTGAGAATGTTGTTTATGAATGGGTTAATGGTTTTTGAACAGAAGCAGCAGAAATGAAATGACAGTACCACCAAGAAGACTGCTTTTTAATGGCAAGTGGGGAaatctataattattattataatagataaatttttagatagactcagtccactATGTTATCTGTGGATTCAAATTATCAGAGACTCAGCTTATCACATAATGACATGTCaataaaatgatgacaatctaataatattactattcaaatgtgtaaataagtaataaacaaatttacaagattgtcatcattttaatgacgtgtcattatatgataggtttagcccacggatgacgtggtagactaagtctacctaagaatctctccaaATAAAAATAGCTCCCCTCAAGTTTTAAATTCTCTCTATTTTCCACAAGTACAATTAGATAGATAAcatatgaacaaagggtcaatgcGCCCTTGACATAttatctaacccaatttatacttttttgagcaactaacactaaaattttatatttttagatcaaataactccataatttatatttttatttaaaaaaatggatttaggataattatattgTAACAATTAGGtaagtatctaattatttttttgcatctcccacttccgatttgtattttatgcgttttaaaaatacaattatggggttatttgacccaaaaatgaagagttttggggttaaatgctcaaaaagtataaattgggttagataaCCCTGTGTCACAAGTTTAAGAGGCACGTTAACCTTTTGTTCGATAATATATgagtaaaatgataaataaattattacattaaatatatttatatgtcatttatgtaaatgaatttgaggGGAGGGATTTTGAATTTGAGAGGAGCCACTCCCGTAATAAATAATCCTTGAAACTatggaaataaaaaaatggcataagtatatatttttttttgaaaccggcaagagaaatttttaaatataccgAGTTTATCACGTCATTCATAGATTAAGTCACTTATAATATAATACTTCG is a window of Mercurialis annua linkage group LG2, ddMerAnnu1.2, whole genome shotgun sequence DNA encoding:
- the LOC126666738 gene encoding protein REVERSION-TO-ETHYLENE SENSITIVITY1 — its product is MIHGRYSVMDVKGVSDIEHSKYALGFQHESWPLDAIDPAKAKFPCCLVWTSLPVVSWLAPFIGHVGICKEDGTILDFAGSNFVSVDDFAFGAVARHLQLDREQCCFPPNLARHTCKHGYLHSDYGTANTWDEALQSSARHFEHKTYNLFTCNSHSFVANCLNRLCYRGSMDWNMINVAALILFTGRWTDLKSIVRSSLPCIVVLCLGFVLVGWTFLIGLFLFSFLLMGWFLLANYLMKNLLEC